One Staphylococcus simiae genomic region harbors:
- a CDS encoding ABC transporter permease/substrate-binding protein yields MNSFWQILSERQGQLLSTLLEHIEISFIALLIATAIAVPLGILLTKTKTISEIVMNIAAILQTIPSLALLGLMIPLFGIGRVPAIIALVVYALLPILRNTYTGISEVDSSLIEAAKGIGMKPLRRLTKVELPIAMPVIMAGIRTAMVLIIGTATLAALIGAGGLGDLILLGIDRNNASLILLGAIPAALLAIVFDLILRFMAHLSYRKLLITLGTIVLIIVLVIVIPLFANKGDKITLAGKLGSEPSVITNMYKILIENDTKDSVEIKDGMGKTAFLFNALKSDDIDGYLEFTGTVLGELTKEDLKSKQEHQVYEQAKHSLERKYHMTMLKPMKYNNTYALAVKKDFADKHHIRTIGDLNKVKDQLKPGFTLEFNDRPDGYKAIKKAYNLDLSNVKTMEPKLRYQAVNKNDINLIDAYSTDAELKQYDMVVLKDDKHVFPPYQGAPIFKEKFLKEHPEIIKPLNKLENKISDEDMQTMNYKVTVKNEDPYTVAKDYLTKKGIIKN; encoded by the coding sequence ATGAATAGTTTTTGGCAAATTTTAAGTGAACGACAAGGACAGCTACTTTCTACACTACTTGAGCATATTGAAATTTCTTTTATAGCTTTGTTGATAGCTACAGCTATTGCGGTACCTTTGGGCATTTTGCTTACAAAAACGAAAACAATATCTGAAATTGTGATGAATATTGCTGCTATATTGCAAACTATACCTTCTTTGGCATTACTAGGTTTAATGATTCCATTGTTTGGTATTGGTCGTGTACCAGCAATTATTGCGCTGGTAGTTTACGCTTTATTACCTATTCTGAGAAATACATATACAGGTATAAGCGAAGTTGACAGTTCTTTAATTGAAGCGGCAAAAGGGATAGGTATGAAACCACTCAGACGTTTGACGAAAGTGGAATTACCGATTGCGATGCCAGTGATTATGGCCGGTATCAGAACGGCTATGGTTTTAATTATTGGGACAGCTACATTAGCAGCATTAATTGGTGCTGGTGGATTAGGAGACTTAATCTTACTCGGAATAGATAGAAACAATGCGTCATTAATTTTATTAGGTGCAATACCAGCAGCATTACTTGCTATCGTCTTTGATTTAATTTTACGCTTTATGGCACACTTATCTTATCGAAAATTACTCATTACTCTGGGCACGATAGTGTTAATTATTGTACTGGTTATTGTCATACCATTATTTGCCAATAAAGGTGATAAAATTACGTTAGCTGGTAAACTTGGTTCTGAACCATCAGTAATTACCAATATGTATAAGATTTTAATAGAAAATGATACAAAGGATTCTGTTGAAATAAAAGATGGTATGGGTAAGACAGCATTTCTATTTAATGCTTTAAAATCAGATGATATTGACGGATATCTTGAATTCACAGGTACTGTTCTAGGTGAATTAACAAAAGAAGATTTAAAATCAAAACAAGAACATCAAGTTTATGAGCAAGCGAAACATAGTTTAGAACGTAAATATCATATGACAATGTTGAAACCAATGAAATATAATAATACGTATGCACTAGCAGTAAAAAAAGATTTTGCCGACAAGCATCATATTCGAACAATTGGGGACTTAAATAAAGTTAAAGATCAATTGAAACCAGGATTTACTCTAGAGTTTAATGATCGTCCGGATGGTTATAAAGCTATAAAAAAAGCATATAACCTTGATTTAAGTAATGTCAAAACAATGGAACCGAAATTAAGATACCAAGCTGTGAATAAAAACGATATTAATCTAATCGATGCTTATTCAACAGATGCTGAATTAAAACAATATGATATGGTAGTACTAAAGGATGATAAACATGTCTTCCCACCATATCAAGGCGCACCAATATTTAAAGAAAAATTCTTAAAAGAACATCCTGAAATTATAAAACCATTAAATAAATTAGAAAATAAAATTTCTGATGAAGATATGCAGACTATGAACTACAAAGTAACTGTTAAAAATGAAGATCCCTATACTGTTGCAAAAGATTATTTAACTAAAAAAGGTATTATTAAGAATTAA
- a CDS encoding ABC transporter ATP-binding protein has protein sequence MIKFKNVTKRYNNNVAVDNVSFDINEGEFFVLIGPSGCGKTTTLKMINRLIDLSEGYIYFNNKPISDYPVYEMRWDIGYVLQQIALFPHMTIKENIAQVPQMKKWKDKEIDQRVNELLDMVGLEPEKYKNRKPDELSGGQRQRVGVIRALAADPPVILMDEPFSALDPISREKLQDDLLNLQQKIKKTIVFVTHDIQEAMKLGDKICLLNEGRIEQIDTPDGFKDHPQSDFVKQFMGSHLTNDSQTDIDKKYIKELNIYRPINEAQYQSDLPKVNDNQVVEELYQLLSQHEAVIVSNNNGHEYVITRQDIFEYLSQHKEVASHE, from the coding sequence GTGATTAAATTTAAAAATGTAACTAAGCGTTATAATAACAACGTCGCAGTTGATAACGTTAGTTTCGATATAAATGAAGGTGAGTTTTTCGTCTTAATAGGACCTTCAGGTTGTGGGAAAACAACGACATTAAAAATGATAAATAGATTAATTGATTTAAGTGAAGGATATATTTATTTTAACAACAAGCCTATTAGTGATTATCCAGTTTACGAGATGCGTTGGGATATCGGTTATGTACTACAACAAATCGCCCTATTTCCACATATGACGATAAAAGAAAATATTGCACAAGTACCGCAAATGAAAAAGTGGAAAGATAAAGAGATTGATCAACGCGTTAATGAATTACTTGATATGGTCGGATTAGAACCAGAAAAATATAAAAATAGAAAACCTGATGAATTATCTGGAGGACAACGTCAACGTGTAGGTGTAATTAGGGCACTTGCAGCTGATCCACCTGTCATTTTAATGGATGAGCCCTTTAGTGCATTAGATCCAATTAGTCGTGAGAAATTACAAGATGATTTATTAAACTTACAACAAAAGATAAAAAAAACTATTGTCTTTGTGACACATGATATACAAGAAGCGATGAAATTGGGGGATAAAATATGCTTACTCAATGAAGGGCGCATCGAGCAAATTGATACACCAGATGGCTTTAAAGACCATCCACAGAGTGATTTTGTTAAGCAATTTATGGGCAGTCATTTAACTAATGATAGTCAGACGGACATCGATAAAAAATATATTAAAGAATTAAATATTTATAGACCGATTAATGAAGCGCAATATCAAAGTGATCTTCCAAAAGTTAATGACAATCAAGTCGTTGAAGAGTTATATCAACTATTATCGCAACATGAAGCTGTTATTGTTAGCAATAATAACGGTCATGAATATGTAATTACGAGACAAGATATTTTTGAATATTTATCGCAACATAAGGAGGTAGCTAGTCATGAATAG
- a CDS encoding allophanate hydrolase subunit 1 — MKIYSQGDQAIVIAIEKEVSKSLTEDLLTLRDYLVKQNYPFITEIVPTESDMMICYDARDMIKHHNIQSPFLYMKALVESIHLDIKHDFNSQSDIEIPVIYGSTYGPDLTQLLKEYNMSLDTFINLHTNSQYFVSMMGYSPGFPYLTGMNKKLFVNHTSNRKKFIPAGSVVIEGKKCGIVTTDTYNDWLVIGFTPLTLFNPNNDDFALLKLGDNVKFKQIKENEIELGAFDHVNHNRK; from the coding sequence ATGAAAATATATAGCCAAGGAGACCAAGCTATAGTAATTGCCATAGAAAAAGAAGTTTCTAAAAGTTTAACTGAAGATCTATTAACATTACGTGACTATTTAGTTAAACAAAACTATCCGTTTATTACAGAAATTGTACCAACAGAGTCTGATATGATGATTTGCTATGATGCTAGAGACATGATTAAACATCATAATATACAATCACCATTCTTATATATGAAGGCATTAGTAGAGTCGATTCATTTAGATATTAAACATGACTTTAATAGCCAAAGCGACATTGAAATACCGGTTATTTATGGCAGTACCTATGGTCCTGATTTAACACAATTATTAAAAGAATACAACATGTCTTTAGATACTTTTATAAACTTACATACCAATAGCCAATATTTTGTTTCTATGATGGGTTATTCACCAGGCTTCCCTTATTTAACAGGTATGAACAAAAAATTATTTGTTAATCATACGAGTAATCGCAAAAAATTTATTCCGGCTGGATCAGTTGTTATTGAAGGGAAAAAGTGTGGCATTGTGACAACAGATACATATAATGACTGGCTTGTCATTGGTTTTACTCCTTTAACATTATTCAATCCTAATAATGATGATTTCGCGTTACTGAAGTTAGGAGATAACGTTAAATTTAAACAAATTAAAGAAAATGAAATAGAATTGGGAGCGTTTGATCATGTCAATCATAATAGAAAATAG
- a CDS encoding biotin-dependent carboxyltransferase family protein has product MSIIIENSGLFSSFQDFGRKGYEHDGVIACGALDTLAHEIANRLVANDKHEATLEMTNKMPTIRFTEPTLIALAGGHVKAYTENMAIQPYKLYLLDEGDVLRFKETSYTSRVYLAVGGGFKLSSWLGSYSTDFNVKIGGFYGRKLQNGDQIELKRDYTSRHYKLFKNLADTKKTDWGIDGYALSFNYMSDVFHIIKNKGTQDFKEDAINRFTKYDYKVTSKANRMGMILEGEKIKAFYDDMPPYQTVKKGTIQIKRDGTPIILLNDHYTLGSYPQLGTIASYHLTKLAQKPQGARLKFQFIDIETAEKNLVKYSNWLNQLFHGIEYRMQLEMNK; this is encoded by the coding sequence ATGTCAATCATAATAGAAAATAGTGGGTTATTTAGTAGCTTTCAAGACTTTGGCAGAAAAGGTTATGAACACGATGGCGTTATAGCGTGTGGTGCTTTAGATACATTGGCTCATGAAATTGCTAATCGTTTAGTTGCTAATGATAAACACGAAGCTACACTTGAAATGACGAATAAAATGCCAACTATACGTTTTACAGAACCAACATTGATTGCTTTAGCTGGTGGACATGTCAAAGCCTATACAGAAAATATGGCTATACAACCTTATAAATTATATTTATTAGACGAAGGTGATGTACTCCGTTTTAAAGAGACGAGTTATACTTCTCGTGTATATTTAGCTGTAGGTGGAGGATTCAAACTTAGTTCTTGGTTAGGTTCTTACTCAACGGATTTTAACGTAAAAATTGGTGGTTTTTATGGAAGAAAATTACAAAATGGTGATCAAATAGAATTAAAACGAGACTATACGTCACGTCATTATAAACTATTTAAAAATTTAGCAGATACTAAGAAGACAGATTGGGGTATCGATGGCTATGCATTATCATTTAATTATATGTCGGATGTATTCCATATCATTAAAAATAAAGGGACTCAAGATTTTAAAGAAGATGCCATTAATCGTTTTACAAAATATGATTACAAAGTAACGAGTAAAGCTAATCGTATGGGAATGATTCTTGAAGGTGAAAAAATTAAAGCTTTTTATGATGATATGCCGCCATATCAAACAGTAAAAAAAGGAACGATTCAAATAAAAAGAGATGGCACGCCAATTATTTTATTGAATGATCATTATACTTTAGGTAGCTATCCACAACTTGGTACTATTGCTAGCTATCATTTAACTAAATTAGCACAAAAACCCCAAGGTGCTAGATTAAAGTTTCAATTTATAGATATTGAAACTGCTGAAAAGAACTTAGTTAAATATAGTAATTGGTTAAATCAACTATTTCATGGCATTGAATATAGAATGCAATTAGAGATGAATAAATAA
- a CDS encoding transcriptional regulator — MPTTKQYHDDILANLDSHHLTTRKMMGEYLLYFDKVLIGGFYDNRILLKQPPQPIMLLQNIPLVEPYKNAKKMYHIDQTISIEQILTIMKDIQQQLNK; from the coding sequence ATGCCAACAACCAAACAATACCATGATGACATACTAGCAAATTTAGATAGTCATCATTTAACAACACGTAAAATGATGGGAGAATATTTACTTTATTTTGACAAAGTATTAATAGGTGGTTTTTATGATAATCGAATATTACTTAAGCAACCACCCCAACCTATTATGCTATTACAAAACATACCACTAGTTGAGCCTTATAAAAATGCTAAGAAAATGTATCATATTGATCAGACTATTTCTATCGAACAAATATTAACTATTATGAAAGATATTCAACAACAATTAAATAAATAA
- a CDS encoding ABC-F family ATP-binding cassette domain-containing protein, translating into MEMESYKIEQLNKSYADKIIFDNLNLSISENEKIGLVGINGTGKSTLLKVIGGIDDDFTANINHPNQYRIRYSSQKQDLDGDMTVFQAVLSSDTTTLSVIRNYEQAVNDYAKDQSEQQFQKMMNAQEDMDRYEAWDYNAEIKTILSKLGINDTSKYIKELSGGQQKRVVLAKTLIEQPDLLLLDEPTNHLDFESINWLINYVKQYPHTVLFVTHDRYFLNEVSTRIIELDRGKLKTYPGNYEDYIAMRAENEIIEQKQNQKQRALYKQELAWMRAGAKARSTKQQARINRFNDIEQDVKNQHKEDKAELNLAHSRLGKQVFELEQVTKVINNKVLFSDINEIIQSGQRIGIVGPNGAGKTTLLNILNGDDLNFDGTLKVGQTVKIAYFKQTEETLDRDIRVIDYLREESEIAKEQDGTVVSITQLLERFLFPSSTHGKKVYKLSGGEQKRLYLLRLLVHQPNVLLLDEPTNDLDTETLTILEDYISTFKGAVITVSHDRYFLNKVAQFYWFIHDGKMEKVIGTFEDYESYKKEQDKLLLQQKQHKPKVEQSNRKKSGLSYKEKIEYQALMERIEQTERRMEEIDSQMVEASADYSKIKELNLEKEQLESQYDCDITRWSELEEIKEQQ; encoded by the coding sequence ATGGAGATGGAATCATATAAAATAGAGCAACTTAATAAATCTTATGCTGATAAAATTATATTTGATAATTTAAATTTATCGATTTCAGAAAATGAAAAAATTGGGTTAGTTGGAATCAATGGTACTGGTAAAAGTACTTTGTTAAAAGTTATTGGTGGTATAGATGATGATTTTACCGCTAATATTAATCATCCTAATCAATACCGTATTAGATATTCATCTCAAAAACAAGACTTGGATGGAGATATGACAGTCTTTCAAGCAGTATTAAGTTCAGATACAACAACATTAAGTGTGATTAGAAATTATGAACAAGCGGTAAATGATTATGCTAAAGATCAAAGTGAACAGCAATTTCAAAAAATGATGAATGCGCAAGAAGATATGGATCGCTATGAAGCTTGGGATTATAATGCTGAAATTAAAACGATATTATCTAAATTAGGAATTAATGATACATCGAAATATATTAAAGAGCTTTCTGGTGGCCAGCAAAAAAGAGTTGTCTTAGCTAAAACATTAATTGAACAACCTGATCTGCTATTATTAGATGAACCGACTAACCATTTAGATTTTGAATCAATTAATTGGTTGATTAACTATGTTAAACAATATCCTCATACCGTTTTATTTGTTACCCACGATAGATATTTTTTAAATGAAGTTTCCACGAGAATCATTGAATTAGATAGAGGGAAATTGAAGACTTATCCTGGTAATTATGAAGATTATATAGCAATGAGAGCTGAAAATGAAATTATTGAACAAAAACAAAATCAAAAACAACGCGCATTATATAAACAAGAATTAGCATGGATGAGGGCAGGTGCTAAAGCACGCTCAACAAAACAACAGGCACGTATAAATCGTTTTAATGATATTGAACAAGATGTTAAAAATCAACATAAAGAAGATAAAGCTGAACTGAATCTTGCACATTCACGATTAGGTAAACAAGTGTTTGAATTAGAACAAGTCACTAAAGTGATTAACAATAAAGTGTTATTTAGTGATATTAATGAAATTATTCAAAGTGGACAACGTATTGGAATAGTTGGACCCAATGGTGCAGGTAAAACGACTTTATTAAATATATTAAATGGTGATGATTTAAACTTTGATGGTACATTAAAAGTAGGCCAAACAGTTAAAATTGCATATTTTAAACAGACTGAAGAAACGCTAGATAGAGATATTCGTGTCATTGACTATTTAAGAGAAGAAAGTGAAATTGCGAAAGAGCAAGATGGAACAGTTGTTTCTATTACACAATTGTTAGAACGCTTTTTATTCCCAAGTTCAACTCATGGTAAAAAAGTATATAAATTATCAGGTGGAGAACAAAAGCGTTTATATTTATTACGTTTGTTAGTTCATCAACCTAATGTACTATTACTAGATGAACCTACCAATGACCTAGATACAGAAACATTAACCATATTAGAAGACTATATTTCTACTTTTAAAGGTGCTGTTATAACTGTCAGTCACGATAGATACTTCCTTAATAAAGTAGCTCAATTTTACTGGTTTATACATGATGGTAAGATGGAGAAAGTTATTGGTACTTTTGAAGATTATGAAAGTTATAAAAAAGAACAAGATAAATTATTATTACAGCAAAAGCAACATAAACCCAAAGTTGAGCAATCTAATCGCAAAAAAAGTGGCTTATCATATAAGGAAAAAATAGAATATCAAGCATTGATGGAACGCATTGAACAGACTGAACGTCGTATGGAAGAAATAGATAGTCAAATGGTAGAAGCAAGTGCTGATTATAGTAAAATTAAGGAATTGAACTTAGAAAAAGAACAACTAGAATCGCAATATGATTGTGATATCACCAGATGGAGTGAATTAGAAGAAATAAAAGAACAACAATAA
- the ltaS gene encoding LTA synthase family protein, with amino-acid sequence MSPQKKKISLFAFFILTVITITLKTYFSYYVDFSLGVKGLVQNLILLMNPYSLIALVLSVFLFFKGKKAFWFMFVGGFLLTFLLYANVVYFRFFSDFLTFSTLNQVGNVESMGGAVSASFKWYDFVYFIDTIIYLFVLIFRSKWLDTRAFSKKFVPVVMATAVALFFLNLAFAETDRPELLTRTFDHKYLVKYLGPYNFTVYDGVKTIQNNQQKALASEDDLTKVLNYTKQKHTQPNPEYYGVAKKKNIIKIHLESFQTFLINKKVNGKEVTPFLNKLSSGNQDFTYFPNFFHQTGQGKTSDSEFTMDNSLYGLPQGSAFSLKGDNTYQSLPAILDQKQGYTSDVMHGDYKTFWNRDQIYKHFGIDKFYDATYYDMSDDNVVNLGLKDKVFFKDSANYQAKMKQPFYSHLITLTNHYPFTLDEKDASIEKPNTGDSTVDGYIQTAHYLDQALEEYVNDLKKKGLYKDSVIMIYGDHYGISENHNNAMEKLLGEKITPAKFADLNRTGFWIKIPGKSGGINKEYAGQVDVMPTILHLVGIDTKNYLMFGTDLFSKDHKQVIPFRNGDFITKDYKFVNGKIYSNKDNEQLTTKPKDFDKNKNQVEKDLEMSDNVLNGDLFRFYDNPDFKKVNPAKYKYETGPKGNEKK; translated from the coding sequence ATGAGTCCACAAAAAAAGAAAATCAGTCTTTTTGCGTTCTTCATATTAACAGTTATTACAATCACTTTGAAGACGTATTTTTCTTATTATGTTGATTTTTCTTTAGGTGTTAAAGGGTTAGTACAAAATTTAATTTTGTTAATGAACCCATATAGTTTAATAGCACTTGTATTAAGTGTCTTCTTATTTTTTAAAGGAAAAAAAGCATTTTGGTTTATGTTTGTTGGTGGGTTCTTATTAACTTTCCTACTATATGCAAACGTTGTTTACTTTAGATTTTTCTCCGATTTTTTAACATTCAGTACACTAAATCAAGTGGGGAATGTTGAATCTATGGGAGGCGCAGTAAGTGCATCATTTAAATGGTATGACTTTGTTTATTTCATAGACACTATAATTTATCTATTTGTACTTATTTTCCGTAGTAAATGGCTAGATACTAGAGCGTTCAGTAAGAAATTTGTACCAGTGGTAATGGCAACGGCTGTTGCTTTATTCTTCTTGAATTTAGCATTTGCAGAGACAGATAGACCAGAACTATTAACACGTACATTTGACCATAAGTATTTAGTTAAATATCTAGGACCATATAACTTTACTGTATATGATGGTGTTAAAACGATACAAAATAATCAACAAAAAGCATTAGCATCTGAAGATGATTTAACTAAAGTACTTAACTACACTAAACAAAAACATACACAACCAAATCCAGAGTATTATGGTGTGGCTAAGAAGAAAAATATCATTAAAATTCACTTAGAGAGTTTCCAAACGTTCTTAATCAACAAAAAGGTTAATGGTAAAGAAGTTACGCCATTCTTAAATAAATTATCAAGTGGTAATCAAGACTTTACGTATTTCCCTAATTTCTTCCACCAAACAGGACAAGGTAAAACTTCTGACTCAGAATTTACTATGGATAACAGTCTTTACGGTTTACCACAAGGTTCTGCTTTTTCATTAAAAGGTGACAATACGTATCAATCATTACCAGCTATTTTAGACCAAAAACAAGGCTATACATCTGATGTAATGCATGGTGACTACAAAACATTCTGGAATAGAGACCAAATTTATAAACATTTTGGTATTGATAAATTCTATGATGCTACTTATTATGATATGTCGGATGATAACGTAGTAAATTTAGGTTTGAAAGATAAAGTGTTCTTCAAAGATTCAGCGAATTATCAAGCGAAAATGAAGCAACCATTCTATTCACATTTAATTACGTTAACAAACCATTATCCATTCACTTTAGATGAAAAAGATGCATCAATTGAAAAACCTAATACTGGTGATTCTACTGTTGATGGATATATTCAAACAGCACACTACCTTGACCAAGCGTTGGAAGAATATGTTAATGACTTGAAGAAAAAAGGTCTATATAAAGACTCTGTCATTATGATTTACGGTGACCACTATGGTATATCTGAAAATCATAATAATGCGATGGAAAAATTATTAGGTGAGAAAATTACACCAGCAAAATTTGCTGATTTAAATAGAACTGGTTTCTGGATTAAAATACCAGGCAAATCTGGTGGTATTAATAAAGAATATGCTGGCCAAGTTGATGTTATGCCAACAATATTACATTTAGTAGGTATTGACACTAAAAACTATCTCATGTTTGGAACGGATTTATTCTCTAAAGATCACAAACAAGTTATTCCATTTAGAAATGGTGACTTTATTACTAAAGATTATAAATTTGTAAATGGTAAGATTTATTCAAATAAAGATAATGAACAATTAACAACTAAACCTAAAGACTTTGATAAGAATAAAAATCAAGTCGAAAAAGATCTTGAAATGAGTGACAATGTCTTAAATGGAGATTTATTCAGATTTTATGATAATCCTGATTTCAAAAAAGTAAATCCAGCTAAATACAAATATGAAACTGGACCAAAAGGTAACGAAAAGAAATAA
- the recQ gene encoding DNA helicase RecQ: MQQTLSHYFGYDQFRPGQEEIITRVINHQNVLGVLPTGGGKSICYQVPGLMLGGTTIVISPLISLMKDQVDQLKAMGINAAYLNSSLTQKEQQRIENELQQGMIQFLYVAPERFENRFFINLLSRINIHLIAFDEAHCISKWGHDFRPSYQNVITKVFTLPQDFTIVALTATATTEVQQDIRQKLNISLDNEIKTSTKRRNLIFKVNPTYQRQKFVLDYVQQHRDEAGIVYCSTRKQVEELQEVLQNQNIKSSIYHAGLSNKEREQAQNDFVYDRVKVVIATNAFGMGIDKSNVRFVIHYNMPGDIESYYQEAGRAGRDGLKSECILLFSERDIQLHEYFITISQADDDYKDKMGEKLTKMIQYTKTKKCLEATIVHYFEPNEKLAECQQCSNCVQENKTYNMTQEAKMIISCIARMKQQENYSVIIQVLRGEITDYIKFSHYDQLTTHGLMKDYTTSELSHLIDELRFKGFLNEKDEILLCDTSIKQLLNNEVEIFTTPFKQKSTETVYINTVEGVDRALYSQLLEVRQSLSDKLAIAPVSIFSDSTLEQFAKRKPETKQEMITIEGVGSYKLKHYCPAFLETIQNYKAIV; the protein is encoded by the coding sequence ATGCAACAGACATTATCACATTATTTTGGTTATGATCAATTTCGTCCTGGTCAAGAAGAGATTATAACTAGAGTTATCAATCACCAAAATGTATTGGGTGTGTTACCAACTGGTGGAGGGAAATCAATATGTTACCAAGTACCTGGGTTAATGCTTGGAGGTACAACAATTGTTATTAGTCCGCTTATTTCATTGATGAAAGACCAAGTTGATCAATTAAAAGCAATGGGGATTAATGCTGCATATTTAAATAGTAGCTTGACACAAAAAGAACAACAGAGAATTGAAAATGAGTTACAACAAGGAATGATTCAATTTTTATACGTAGCTCCAGAACGTTTTGAAAATCGTTTCTTTATCAATTTGTTAAGCCGTATCAATATTCATCTAATTGCTTTTGATGAAGCACATTGTATTTCAAAATGGGGGCATGACTTTAGGCCAAGTTATCAGAATGTAATTACAAAAGTATTTACTTTACCGCAAGATTTTACAATTGTGGCTTTAACTGCAACAGCAACGACTGAAGTACAACAAGATATTAGACAAAAATTAAATATTTCGCTAGATAATGAAATTAAAACAAGTACTAAACGTCGTAATTTAATTTTTAAAGTGAATCCTACATATCAACGACAAAAATTTGTGTTAGATTACGTACAACAACATCGTGATGAAGCAGGTATTGTTTATTGTTCAACACGTAAACAAGTAGAAGAATTACAAGAAGTGTTACAAAACCAAAATATAAAAAGTTCAATTTACCATGCAGGACTTAGCAATAAAGAACGAGAGCAAGCACAAAATGATTTTGTCTATGACCGAGTTAAAGTTGTCATTGCCACTAATGCCTTTGGTATGGGAATTGATAAATCTAATGTGCGTTTTGTTATTCATTACAATATGCCAGGAGATATAGAATCGTATTATCAAGAAGCAGGACGTGCTGGAAGAGATGGTTTGAAAAGTGAATGTATCTTGTTATTTAGTGAACGTGACATACAACTTCATGAATATTTTATTACTATTTCTCAAGCTGATGATGACTACAAAGATAAGATGGGCGAAAAATTAACAAAAATGATTCAGTATACTAAAACGAAAAAATGTCTTGAAGCAACCATTGTTCATTATTTTGAACCTAATGAAAAGTTAGCAGAATGCCAACAATGTAGTAACTGTGTACAAGAAAATAAAACATATAATATGACTCAAGAAGCTAAGATGATTATTAGTTGCATAGCTCGAATGAAACAGCAAGAAAACTATAGTGTGATTATTCAAGTATTAAGAGGAGAAATTACAGATTATATTAAATTTAGTCACTATGATCAATTGACTACGCACGGTTTAATGAAAGACTATACGACATCTGAATTAAGTCATTTAATTGACGAGTTACGTTTTAAGGGCTTTTTAAATGAAAAAGATGAAATATTATTATGTGATACTTCTATTAAGCAACTGTTGAATAATGAAGTTGAAATTTTCACTACACCATTTAAACAAAAATCTACTGAAACTGTTTACATTAATACAGTTGAAGGAGTAGATAGGGCACTTTATAGTCAATTATTAGAAGTACGTCAGTCATTGAGTGATAAATTAGCAATTGCGCCAGTGAGCATCTTCTCAGATTCTACTTTAGAACAATTTGCTAAGCGTAAGCCTGAAACAAAACAGGAAATGATAACCATAGAAGGCGTAGGAAGCTATAAGTTAAAACATTATTGTCCAGCCTTCTTAGAAACGATTCAAAACTATAAAGCTATTGTCTAA